A genomic region of Dehalococcoidales bacterium contains the following coding sequences:
- the xerD gene encoding site-specific tyrosine recombinase XerD: protein MREEIDRFLTYLTTERGFSDNTVAAYRNDLYQLARFIEEETSKQGLVPSWTNFGRQGMLAHLLSLQERQYAETTRARKVAAARSFFKFLVAEGTIKEDPTRNMESFNVGRSLPRPISVSQVRALLEQPARQSKPEARRDSAMLQLLYASGMRVSELVSLNLEDVNTGSGDVRCFGKGHKERIIPIHERAASAVEEYVREARPHMLRRDDERALFLNHRGERLTRQGFWQILKQYAKAAGLEGEVTPHTLRHSFATHMLSGGADLRAVQELLGHANISTTQVYTHLTTEHVRRSYEKSHPRAK from the coding sequence CCTTTACCAGTTGGCACGGTTTATCGAGGAGGAGACCAGTAAACAGGGCCTGGTGCCATCCTGGACGAACTTTGGCCGGCAGGGGATGCTGGCACACCTCCTTTCTCTACAGGAGCGGCAGTATGCCGAAACCACTCGCGCCCGGAAGGTTGCCGCGGCAAGGTCTTTCTTCAAGTTCCTGGTAGCCGAGGGCACCATAAAAGAAGACCCGACACGGAACATGGAGTCCTTCAACGTGGGGAGGTCTTTGCCCAGGCCAATCTCGGTTAGCCAGGTGCGCGCCCTGCTGGAACAACCGGCCAGGCAGTCTAAGCCGGAAGCAAGAAGGGACTCGGCAATGCTGCAACTGCTTTATGCAAGTGGCATGAGAGTTAGTGAACTGGTTTCTCTGAATCTGGAAGATGTCAATACCGGCAGTGGCGACGTCCGTTGCTTTGGTAAAGGACACAAAGAGCGCATCATCCCGATACATGAGAGGGCGGCTTCGGCAGTAGAGGAATATGTTCGTGAAGCCCGTCCTCACATGCTAAGACGTGATGATGAACGTGCCCTGTTCCTGAACCACCGCGGCGAGCGACTTACCAGGCAGGGTTTCTGGCAAATACTGAAGCAATACGCCAAGGCAGCCGGTCTGGAAGGTGAGGTTACACCGCACACGTTGAGACACAGTTTCGCCACTCACATGCTTAGCGGCGGCGCGGACCTCAGGGCCGTCCAGGAGTTGCTGGGGCATGCCAATATCTCCACCACCCAGGTATACACCCATCTTACTACGGAACATGTCCGGCGGTCCTACGAGAAATCCCACCCCAGGGCCAAGTAG
- a CDS encoding protein-L-isoaspartate(D-aspartate) O-methyltransferase, which translates to MDFEKARARLVEHLAREIKDKRVLAAMAHVPRERFVPPESTLLAYEDRPLPIALDQTISQPYIVALMTQGLELTGSEKVLEVGTGSGYQSAILAELCRLVVTTERLPALFETAGKALAKLGYKNIELHLTEETLGWKDGAPYDAIMTTAAAPSVPGELLEQLAVGGRMVIPVGSRYIQELCKITRRKNRNVVENLGACRFVSLIGKGAWPEEPES; encoded by the coding sequence ATGGACTTTGAAAAGGCGAGGGCACGGTTGGTCGAGCACCTCGCCAGGGAAATCAAAGACAAGCGTGTACTGGCAGCAATGGCACACGTGCCCAGGGAGCGCTTTGTCCCACCTGAGAGTACACTCCTGGCCTACGAAGACCGTCCACTACCGATAGCCCTGGACCAGACAATATCGCAGCCCTATATCGTGGCCCTGATGACACAAGGGCTGGAGCTTACCGGCAGCGAAAAAGTGCTCGAAGTCGGTACGGGCAGCGGTTACCAGTCGGCGATTCTCGCCGAGCTCTGCCGGTTGGTGGTGACAACCGAACGTCTGCCGGCCCTGTTCGAAACCGCTGGAAAGGCACTGGCTAAACTGGGGTACAAAAATATTGAACTGCACCTTACCGAGGAGACCCTCGGCTGGAAGGATGGAGCGCCGTACGACGCGATAATGACCACTGCGGCTGCCCCCTCTGTCCCTGGCGAGTTGCTGGAGCAACTAGCAGTCGGCGGGCGGATGGTAATACCGGTGGGCTCCCGCTACATCCAGGAGCTATGCAAGATTACCAGGCGCAAAAACCGGAATGTGGTCGAGAATCTCGGGGCCTGCCGATTCGTATCCCTTATCGGCAAAGGTGCCTGGCCGGAGGAGCCGGAATCCTAG
- a CDS encoding nitroreductase family protein has protein sequence MMEVLDAIKTRRSIRRYKDTPVDDNTLETILEAARWAPSWANTQCSRFVVVRDNDIKARLADTLSANNPATEAVRSAPLVVVACAELAKSGCYRGEATTDKGDWFMFDVGLAMQNLVLAAHALGLGTVHIGAFDAGKAAGAISVPDGYCVVEMTPLGYPDHEAKTPPRKELSEIVFYDKFGG, from the coding sequence ATGATGGAAGTACTGGATGCTATCAAGACAAGGAGGAGTATTCGCCGGTACAAGGACACTCCGGTGGACGATAATACTCTGGAGACTATTCTCGAAGCAGCCCGCTGGGCGCCATCCTGGGCCAACACCCAGTGCTCGCGCTTCGTTGTCGTGCGGGATAACGATATCAAGGCCAGACTTGCCGACACACTGAGCGCAAACAACCCGGCTACGGAGGCTGTCCGGAGCGCGCCTCTGGTAGTCGTCGCTTGCGCCGAACTGGCGAAGTCAGGCTGCTACCGGGGCGAGGCCACCACTGACAAGGGCGACTGGTTCATGTTCGATGTTGGGCTGGCGATGCAGAACCTGGTACTTGCTGCCCACGCTCTCGGGCTGGGGACAGTGCATATCGGTGCATTCGATGCCGGCAAGGCAGCCGGGGCAATTAGTGTCCCGGACGGCTACTGCGTGGTTGAGATGACGCCTCTCGGTTATCCGGACCATGAAGCCAAAACTCCACCCAGAAAGGAACTCTCCGAAATCGTTTTCTACGATAAATTCGGGGGCTAG